GCAGCAAGACCTTCTATGGGAAAAACAGCAATGGCTCTTAATTTAGCGCGTAATGCTGTAGAAAATGATAAAACATGTGCTTTTTTTTCTTTAGAAATGCAAGCTAGTCAGCTTGTTACAAGGATTTTAGCTTCTAACACAGGTATTGAAGGTAATTCTTTTAAAAAACCTCATTTATTAACTAGTTATGAATGACTAAATATTTCAGAGCATATAAAAAAAAATTAATAATTATAAACTTTTTATTGATGATTCAGGAGGTTTGAAACTTCATGAGTTGATTTGAAAAACTAAAAAATTAATGAATAGAATTAAAAAAATTGATTTAATTATAGTAGATTATCTACAACTGATTGATTTAGCAAGTTCAGGCAATAATAGACAGGTAGAAGTTTCTAAAATATCTAGACAACTAAAACAGTTGGCAAGAGAAATTAATTGCCCTGTTATTGCATTATC
The genomic region above belongs to Mesomycoplasma neurolyticum and contains:
- a CDS encoding DnaB-like helicase C-terminal domain-containing protein; translation: MSTGFPSLDRITSGLQNGDLIILAARPSMGKTAMALNLARNAVENDKTCAFFSLEMQASQLVTRILASNTGIEGNSFKKPHLLTSYEWLNISEHIKKN